A genomic window from Pyxicephalus adspersus chromosome 2, UCB_Pads_2.0, whole genome shotgun sequence includes:
- the LOC140324865 gene encoding alanine--tRNA ligase, mitochondrial-like: MAAPWQLLYVRLAWLSSSRRCLSSAASPSSAAIRRTFLRYFEERHGHRHVPSSAPSHPLFTCGPLLVDHYSGRGLYEGLFCWGHRSDPLVSVFVFFREADQSLRLLPQHHVDTGMGLERLVTVLQGKSSNYSTDLFTPILEEIERGSKAPPYGGRLGREDTNHVDMAYRVVADHIRTLSVCIADGVYPGMAGAELVLRHILRRAVRFSSEILRAPPRLLSSLVPTVVQILFTHCALFRPTVDVAWSLLRNLGFPLDLIGLILEERGFSLDRTALEELIEEEEKRKLRNQQAEGPVAGLDLDVHSLAELHRRGIPTTDDSPKYSYTLGDDGKYGKSGCNTTGRGITVPGHGGRGGVPYGLDIDCDVLFPVDSLHLAGGYVLHEVIATEPLRVGDRLVLFLDEAQRTSCMEKHTATHLLNFALRHVLGENTAQRGSHVTADRLRFDVSVTGLVNSQQLQEVEKILRNLIGQNQKVYTAEVPLTDAKNISGLRSVDEVYPDPVRVVSVGVPIQEVLRADSRAAQHTSVELCCGTHLLETGSIEDLVIISEKPLMKGIIRLIAVTGEGAREAQEVGQALQREVESMAERMKMMTLPSLTEAQRLSKEVGLVTDSVDSARMPQWQRKELQVTLKSLQRSANTAVRKAIGRKVKERGAGQSYMRGNKDTGRGGAGQSHIPHVICNLPYWLLVSETRMLKFVMEESQSTTNFCFSNIRIRLLPLPVWVHYIPQNKTFPLHLLFVILEDIQGATEVRDLGVPRTRGEFRIPAHMTSSSPQRPSSSLSALDWAVNVCTAMGGKAGGSNGSANGNGSCEDLASIVEVALKYAQTKICDTEHESRGAGEN; this comes from the exons ATGGCGGCTCCTTGGCAGCTCCTGTATGTTCGTTTGGCATGGTTGTCAAGCAGCCGCAGGTGTCTTTCTTCCGCTGCCTCCCCAAGCTCAGCCGCTATTCGCCGCACCTTCCTGAGGTACTTTGAGGAGCGGCATGGACACCGGCACGTTCCATCCTCCGCA CCATCCCACCCACTGTTTACCTGTGGACCACTTTTGGTGGACCATTACAGTGGACGTGGTCTCTATGAAGGTTTATTCTGTTGGGGTCATCGCTCTGACCCTTTGGTCTCTGTCTTTGTGTTCTTCAGAGAGGCGGACCAGAGTCTGAGGCTCCTCCCCCAGCACCACGTGGACACGGGGATGGGTCTGGAGAGGTTAGTGACCGTCCTTCAAGGGAAAAGTTCCAACTACTCCACAGATCTGTTCACCCCCATTCTGGAGGAGATTGAGAGG GGCTCCAAGGCTCCTCCCTATGGAGGGCGGCTGGGAAGAGAGGACACCAATCACGTGGACATGGCTTACCGGGTGGTGGCGGATCACATCAGGACCTTGTCTGTGTGTATTGCGGATGGGGTGTACCCGGGCATGGCCGGAGCAGA ACTCGTATTGCGTCACATCCTGCGGAGAGCCGTCCGATTCTCCTCTGAGATTCTCCGAGCGCCTCCCCGACTCCTGTCCAGCCTAGTGCCCACGGTTGTACAGATCCTG TTCACACACTGTGCTCTCTTTCGCCCCACAGTGGACGTGGCTTGGTCTCTGCTCCGTAATCTGGGCTTTCCTTTGGATCTTATTGGCCTGATCCTGGAGGAGAGGGGCTTTTCTCTGGATAGGACCGCCCTGGAGGAGCTGATTGAAGAGGAGGAAAAG AGGAAGCTAAGAAATCAGCAGGCGGAGGGGCCTGTTGCTGGTTTGGATCTAGACGTTCACTCTCTGGCAGAATTACATCGCAGGGGCATCCCGACCACTGACGACTCTCCCAAATACTCCTATACCCTGGGGGATGATGGAAAATATGGTAAGTCCGGGTGTAATACCACCGGCCGGGGCATTACTGTGCCAGGgcatggggggaggggaggggtgcCATATGGCCTGGACATTGACTGC GACGTTCTGTTTCCTGTGGACTCTCTGCACCTGGCAGGAGGATATGTCCTGCACGAGGTCATAGCTACAGAACCTCTGAGGGTTGGAGATCGCCTGGTCCTTTTCCTTGATGAG GCCCAGCGCACCTCATGTATGGAGAAGCACACTGCCACCCACCTGCTGAACTTTGCCCTGCGCCATGTTCTGGGGGAAAACACAGCACAGCGCGGGTCACATGTCACTGCCGATAGACTGCGATTTGATGTCAGCGTCACG gGTCTAGTGAACAGTCAGCAGCTTCAGGAAGTTGAGAAGATTCTCCGTAATCTGATTGGACAGAATCAGAAAGTTTATACCGCAGAGGTTCCACTCACAGATGCCAAAAATATCTCCGGTCTTCGCAGTGTGGATGAG GTGTACCCGGATCCGGTCCGCGTGGTCTCGGTGGGCGTTCCGATTCAGGAGGTGCTGCGTGCCGACTCCAGAGCCGCGCAACACACATCGGTGGAGCTTTGCTGTGGCAC ACATCTGCTGGAGACGGGATCCATCGAGGATCTGGTGATCATCTCTGAAAAACCACTGATGAAAGGGATTATCCGTCTTATCGCTGTTACTGGAGAAGGAGCCAGAGAG GCCCAGGAGGTTGGACAGGCTCTGCAAAGGGAAGTGGAATCCATGGCTGAGCGGATGAAGATGATGACATTGCCTTCTCTGACCGAGGCCCAGAGGCTGTCCAAGGAGGTCGGACTTGTGACCGAT AGCGTGGACAGCGCCCGCATGCCTCAATGGCAGAGGAAGGAACTGCAGGTGACTCTGAAATCTTTACAGCGATCAGCTAACACAGCTGTGCGGAAGGCGATAGGAAGAAAGGTAAAGGAGAGGGGGGCGGGGCAATCATATATGAGGGGTAATAAGGACACAGGTAGAGGAGGGGCGGGGCAATCACAT ATTCCACATGTGATCTGCAACCTACCCTACTGGCTGCTGGTATCAGAGACTCGAATGCTGAAGTTTGTCATGGAGGAGTCGCAGTCTACTAccaatttttgtttctccaacaTTAGGATCCGCTTGTTGCCTCTACCAGTATGGGTCCATTATATCCctcaaaataaaacctttccactGCACCTGCTGTTTGTAATATTGGAGGATATTCAGGGTGCTACTGAAGTGAGAGATTTAGGCGTTCCTCGCACCAGGGGAG AGTTCCGTATTCCTGCTCACATGACTTCTTCTTCCCCGCAGCGTCCctccagcagcctctctgccctGGATTGGGCGGTGAATGTCTGTACGGCGATGGGCGGTAAAGCCGGAGGATCCAATGGTTCTGCCAATGGAAATGGAAGCTGCGAGGACCTAGCCAGCATTGTGGAGGTGGCACTGAAATACGCACAGACGAAAATCTGTGACACGGAACATGAGAGCCGGGGAGCGGGGGAGAACTGA